DNA from Brachyspira aalborgi:
TAAATCCGTCTTTCCTTTTTTAGAAACTTTTCTTGGAGCGCCAAAATATTTTAAAGAATATTTGCCCGCTTTTATTGCGATATATTCCGCGTCTTTTAAGCATTTATTTAATTTAGATTTTGAAAATTTTTTAATCTCGTTTTCTATTAATCTATATTTTTTATCGTTTTCGTCTTTAGTTTTGCTCTTTTTATTAAAATTAAATATGCTCATAATAAATACTCCGTTAAAATTAAAATTTATTTATTTGTTTGAGTTTCCCTAAATAATAAAACGGAAGGATTATCTCTAACCTTTTCGCTAAATATTTTTAAATTAGAAATTATTTGAGAAACATTAGTTTGTAAATTCGTATCTTTCATTAAACTGCCAACTATTCCTTTTCCGCTTTCAACATCTCGAATTATAAAAGACAAATCTTTACTTATAACGCTTATATTTGCAATACTTTCATTAACATTTGAAATTATTTCGCCAATCTCAGATTCATTGGTATTTATTAATTTTGTTATAAGCTCGATTGTAGACGACATATTTGTTATTATGCTTGTAAATTCTTCAAAATTAAGGTCTTTACCTATATCGCCAATAGAACCTAAAGCACTTTCTAAACTAAAAGGCTCTACTCCTTTAACTACGCTTTCGGGAGGCAAACTTTTAAGTCCTTCGGTAGTTATTGTAGGCGGAGTTGCCATTATATATTTTTCGCCTAATCCCAAACCAACAGTTTGTATTGTAAATCTTGTTCCTTCGGGCAAAACGACATTTCTATCGGTTATGAATAGAGTCACCCTTATAGTTCCGTCTTTATTAATAGATATATCTTCGATAAATCCTATATTTATTCCGCCGCCTCTATATGAAACTTTACCATTTACAAGCAAATCGCCTATAAATACATAATCTACATATATTCTATAACCGTTTCCTTTTAATTTTAAATTTCCTAATATGCTTATAGAAATTAAAAATAACGCTATAGTCAATATAAAGAATATTCCTAATTTTATTTTTTTTCTCATAATTTTATCTTACCTTCCTCAATTTAATCATTTAATCCGCATCCGCAGGTTTTATAGTTTCTATATCCTCGCCTTTTTTAGCAATACTACTCATAAAGAAAAATTTCAAATGAGGCTCTTCAATTTCATGCAAACGCTCTGGAGCGCCTCCTTCAATAATTTTACCATTATGAAGCATTACGACTCTATCAGCCATTCTAAAAACGCTAGTCATATCATGAGTAATAACTATACTCGTAACATTAAGTAAATTTTGCATCTTTATTATCAAATCGTCTATTATTCTAGACATAATCGGGTCTAATCCCGTTGTCGGCTCGTCATAAAGTAAAATCTCTGGGTCCATAGCAATCGCTCTTGCCAAACCGACTCTCTTTTTCATACCGCCAGAAAGTTCGGATGGCATTTTTTTTTCTATATTTGGCATTCCAACCATATCCAAAACTTCCGCAACTTTTATTTTTATTCTATCTTCGGGCATATCTTTTTTTATTCTTCGGAGTCCAAAACTTACATTTTCGTAAACATTTAAAGAATCGAAAAGCGCCGCTCCTTGAAAAACCATAGCGAATTTTTTACGAACTTCCGTTAATTCGTTATCCGAAATTTTATTAATATCTTGTCCTTCAACGATTATAGTTCCAGAATCTGGCTGCAATAATCCAATCAAATGTTTTATAAGAACGCTTTTACCACAGCCCGAATTTCCTATAATAGATAAAGTTTCTCCTCTATTAACTATAAGATTAACTCCGCTCAATACAATTTGAGAGCCAAAACTTTTATATACTTCTTTCATTTCTATAATATTCATTAATAAAAACCTTATAAACTCTAAACGGTAATTCTCAAAAATTTAATTTCATTATCCGCTTTAATTCTATAATTTCCCATGCATGCGGGAATAAGAACGGTTTTACCCGCTTTTAATTTTATATTATTATCTTTTATATCCGATTCTATAAATCCGTCTCCTTCTATATCAATAAAAATTTCAAAAGTTTTAGAATTTGTTTGCGAAGAGAATTTATTTTTAATAAAATATTCTTCCGCCGTAAAATATTTATTTGAAAATATTTCGTTAATTTCTAAATCTTTATTTTTAAATTTATTTCTTTTTTCAGATTTTAATTGATAAGCGTCTATATTTTCTATAACATTAAAAGCGTCTTCAATATGCAATTCTCTCGCTTTTCCGTCTTTATCGATTCTTTTCCAATCGTATAATCTATAAGTAATATCGCTTGAAGTTTGTATTTCTGCTATCATTGTATCCCCCAAGATTGCATGAACGCATCCGTTTGGAATATAATAAGCATCTCCTTTTTTAACTTCAAAATAATTAAATAAACTTTCTATATTATTTATATTATTGTCAATCGCTTTTTTAAGAATATTTTTATCTATTCCTTCTCTTAAACCTAATAAAATTTTAGCGTTATTTTTCGCTTCTACAATATACCACATTTCATTTTTGCCATGTTTTTTATGTTTTTTGTAGGCATATTCTTCATCGGGATGAACTTGTATAGAGAGTTTATCTTTTGCGTCTATAAATTTTATTAATAACGGAAAATATTTTTCTTTTTTTGCCGATATCAATTGCAAAGCTTCAATGCAATTAGAACCTAAAAATTCTTCTTTGTATCTTTCTACTAAAAATGATAAAGTTTTTCCTTTAAACTCTCCGTTTAGGATTATGCTTTTTTCCTCGTTTAAGTCGGATATTTCCCAACTTTCGCCTATATTTTTATCGCTTTCAAAAGGTTTTGAATATAAAGATGCAAGCAAACTTCCGCCCCAAACGGTTTCTTTAGCTATTTCAGATAATTCTAATATATACATAAATAATATTATATAAGAAAAAATTAAATAATTCAATAATATATATTATAAAAATATCTTATGCAATATTATGTTTATTTATTGATATTTATTATATTTTAATGTATAATATCTTTATTCAAAATAAAATTAACAAATAATTTAATTTTTAAGGAAAATTTATGTCCGATATTAGAGTCAGATTCGCTCCGTCACCAACGGGTTTTTTACATATAGGAAATGCAAGAACCGCATTATTTAATTGGCTTTATGCAAAGTCGGTTAATGGAAAATTAATATTGAGAATAGAAGATACCGACCAGGAGAGAAGCACAAAAGAAGCGGTTGATATGGCAATAAAATCTTTAAAATGGCTTGGAGTCGATTGGGATGAAGGACCAGAAGTTAATGGAAATTATGGACCTTATTTTCAATCGGAAAGATTAGATATATACAAAAAATATACAGAAAAACTTATGGAAGAAGGAAAGGCTTATTATTGTTTTTGCTCTTCGGAAGAATTAGAAAAAAAATCAAACATGCAAAAAACTTTAAATCAGCCAATAATTTACGATGGAAAATGTAAAGATATTCCTTTAGAAGAAGCTAAAAAAAGAGTCGCAAACGGAGAGGCGGCAAAAATAAGATTCAGAGTTCCTAAAAACGAAGAAATTATTTTTGAAGATTTCGTTAGAGGAACGGTAAAAACTAATAGCGATGAAATTGGCGATATTATAATCGTTAGAGAAAACGGTTTTCCAACTTATAATTATGCCGTAGTTATAGACGATATGCTAATGAAAATAACTCATATTATAAGAGGGGAAGACCATATTTCAAATACTCCAAAACAGATTTTAATTTATAAAGCGTTAGGAAGCGAACCTCCGAAATTTGCTCATACTTCTTCGATACTTGGAGACGACAGAAAAAAATTATCGAAAAGACATGGCGCCGCTACTCTTATGGAATATAAAGAAGAAGGATTTTTGCCTCAAGCTATGCGAAATTTTTTAGCTCTGCTCGGTTGGACGCATCCCGAAGCTATAGAAACTATGAACGATAAAGAAATGATAAAAGCTTTTACTCTATCTCGTTTTTCAAAAAGTCCCGCGATATTCGATACGGCTAAATTAAGACATTTAAACGCTTGGCATATAAAAAATATCGATTTAGAGGAAGCGGTTGAATTATTTATTCCATATTTAATAAAAGGCGGATTCTTAAAAGAAAATTACACGGAAAGCGAAAAAAATTGGGCTAAAAAACTTGTTTCGGTAATAAGGCATAATTGCGTAGTTTTATCGGATATAAATAAATATGTTCCCGTATTTTTTGAAAACGATTTTGAATTGGATAACGAAATGAAAGAAATTGTAAATAAAGAAGAAAGTAAAAATTTGCTTAAATTTATAAAAAGCAATATAGAAAATGCAAATGAAATAACAGACGAATATATGAAAAATTTAATAAAATCGGCTCAAAAAGAAACGGGTTTAAAAGGACCAAATTTATATCATCCTATTCGATATGTTTTAACGGGAAGCAAAGCTGGAACGGAGCTTTCGCATATTTGCGAGCTTTTGGGTAAAGATAATATTTTATATAGATTATCCAAATATATTTAACAAGGGAAAAATATGATAAACGGAAAACCTTTAATATTAGCTGTAGACGATGAAGAAAATATTAGAAATCTTATAACTTATACATTTGAAGAGCATAATCTCGAAGTAATGACGGCTGAAAACGGAAAAGCGGCTATAACTATATTGGAAAATAATCCTATAGATGTAATTATAACCGATTTACTTATGCCGACAATGACGGGACTCGCTTTAATAAGAGAAATGAAAAAGAGAAAAAGCTCGATTCCGATTATTATAATCACAGCTTACGGAAATACGGAAATGGTAAAAGAGATAATAGCCGAAGGCGTTTTTAGACTTATAGAAAAACCTCTCGATTTTGACATATTAGTTCCTATAGTTCAAGATGCGATAGAAAATAAAAAGAAAAATTCTAAAAAGTAAAAGCCCAATGCTTTAAAAACATTAGGCTTTTAGGAAATTAAAATATTGATGTAAAAAAGAATCATTTTGCAGATAAATATTTGTCTATTCCGTAAGCGGCTCTTTTTCCGTCTCCAATAGCAAGTATAACAGTAGCAGCACCTCTTGCAGCGTCTCCTCCTGCAAATACTCCATCCATTGATGTTGCGCCCGTTTCTTCGTCTATAACATAAGTTCCTTTTTTGCTTATTTTAAGCTCGGGAACTTTTCTTGCAATTAAAGGATTAGGCGTAGTTCCTATAGCTATAATAACGGCGTCAACTTCTATATCTTCAATTTTTCCTTCAACTGCTATTGGTTTTCTTCTTCCGTCTTCGTCAGGTTCGCCTAATTCCATAACTTGAGTTCTTATAGCGACAACATTATCGTTTTCATCTCCTACAACTTCCAAAGGCGCTCTTAAAAATCTAAACTCTACGCCTTCTTCTATAGCATGATGAATTTCTTCTAATCTTGCAGGAAGCTCTTTTTCCGTTCTTCTATAAACTATATAAACTTTTTCAGCTCCAAGTCTAACCGCGGTTCTGCATGCATCCATAGCGACATTACCGCCTCCCAAAACCGCTACTTTTTTATGTCTTATAACGGGCGTGTCGACTTCTGGGAATTTGTAAGCGCCCATTAAATTGACTCTCGTCAAATATTCGTTTGCAGAATAAACTCCGCATAAATGTTCGCCTGGAACATTCAAAAATAAAGGAAGTCCCGCTCCCGTTCCTAAAAATACGGCGTCATATTCTTTTCTTAATTCTCCAAAATCTATAGATATTCCCGCAACTTCGTTTATTTTAAATTTAACTCCGTCTCTTTTAAGATTTTCAACTTCATGCGCCACCAATTCTTTAGGTAAACGAAATTCTGGAATTCCATACATTAAAACTCCGCCGATTGTATGAAGCGCCTCTAAAACTGTGACATCATAACCTAATTTAATTAAATCTCCCGCGCATGCCAAACCCGCAGGACCCGCTCCAATAACGCAAACTTTTTTTCCGTTTTGTTCGACTTTTAAATCTTCATGTTCCGAATTTTTTCTTTCGTAATCGGCTACAAACATTTCTAATTTTCCAATAGCTACAGGCTCGAATTTTTTACCGACAACGCATCTCTCTTCGCATTGAGTTTCTTGAGGACAAACTCTTCCGCATGCGGCTGGCAAAGCGTTAGTTTCTTTAATCTTTTTAGCCGCTTCTAAAAATTTTCCGTCAGCGACTAATCCTATAAATTCGGGAATTTTTACTTTCGCTGGGCAACCTTCCATACAATGCGGAACTTTGCAATCTAAACATCTTAAAGCTTCTTTTAAAGCCTGTTCTTCGGTATAACCTAAAGGAACTTCTTTAAAATCCATTCTGCGTTCTTCGGCGCTTCTTGTAGGCATATCCTGTCTTGGTATTTCGCCTAATTTTGACCTTGGGGGCATATATTTTTCTCCTAAAATTTGGATATTTTTAATAATTATTTAAATATTATACTACATAATTAAATATAGTCAATAGTCAATATATAAAATATTAATTAGTATTTATTAAAATAAAATCTAATTAATCATTTAATTTATATTTATACCAATAAGAATTTCCAACATGCTTTTGCATAACTTTTTTTATTCCGCTTAAATCAAATGTGGCTATTGGTTCAAAGTTTTTCATTAATTTTGCGGATTTGCCATTATAAAGCATTTTTGTTAATACGCTAGCTCTATTGGATGGCACATTTATACCATAGCATCCCATATCGTCAGATTTAAAATCGTCAGAATGAAAAGTGCTATTAATATCATTGCCTTCATTATCGGTTATAACTAAAATTAAATTGTCCCCTTTTTGTATATCTCCATGAAAAATCGCTATTACAGAGTATCCAAGAGAATCTACATTAACGCCTATTAATATATAAGCCCCACTATCTCCCAAATCATAAGTTGTAAAAGTAGTTAAAGGTTCTCCATTTTTAGTGTATGCAGTGCCAACTTCCCATTTAGCAAAAAGCATTGCCGAAAACATTAAAAATAAAAATATAATTTTCTTCATAAAAACTCCTAATTGTTAAATTATAAATTAATTATAATAGATATATATAAATTTGTCAATTTAATAAATAAGATTTTTTATTTATTTATTTTTTATTTCTTCAAAAGCATTTTTAAATTTTTTAGAAAAATCTGATTTTACTTCTATATTTTTAAATCCCGCGCTATTTTCAATTCTTATTGCAACTAAATTTCCTATATTATCAACTCTCGCATTTGCATTTATAGTATATGTATCAAAAGAATCTGCATCATACAAAAGCCATTTATATGTGCTTAACATTTCGCCTTTATCAATCTTTGACATTTCGCTTGTATAATTAAGATTTATAAAACTATTATCACTAAATTTTAAAATTATTTTATTTCCTTTTGAAATAGTAAAAGCTGCGCTACTTACATATAAAGCGTCTAAAATTACATTGTCAGTATTTACCAATTTACTAAATCTTAATTTAATTGTCGTATCCCAACCCGTTATTGTCATATAATCGGTTTCATAATGTTGCGTTCCGTAAAAACTATCGTTAACAGTTTTAACTTTTACGGCGCAGGATATTAATAATAAAATTGGCGACAATAAAAATAATTTCTTTAATTCTTTTAATTTTAATAATTTTTTCATAAAATAAATTCCTAATTGATTTTTTATAATTATATAGATTATTAGCAATTTTTCAAGTATTAAAGTGTTGACATTAATTAATTATAATATACAATATTAACACAGTATTTAAATTATCATAATTAAGAAGAGTAGTCTATTTGCTTGGCTACTCTTCGAATTTTAAATATTTATTATCAATAAAAACTCAAACGATTAATTATAATATTAACATAAATTTATTTTTTATATATAATATCATAAATTATTTTAGAGATTCTTATGTTGGAAAATTCAAATAATACAAAAATTAAAGAAAAAATTACAAAGTCGTCTTTGAAAATGTCTATAGTAACTGCAATTAGTAGAATATTCGGACTTGTTAGAGACCAAATACAGGCGGCTTTACTTGGAACAACTTTTATTGCGGACGCTTTTGCAATAGGTTTTATTCTTCCTAATTTATTAAGAAGATTATTCGCTGAAGGAAATATGGTTGCAAGTTTTATTCCCGTATTTACCGAACTTGAAAAAGAAAAAGGAATCGAAGAATCAAAAAAATTTTTTAGAGCAATTTTTACGCTTTTAACTTTAATATTAATTCTAATCGTTTTAATAGGGATAATAATCTCTCCTCTACTCGTTAAATTTTTATATAAATCGGCAGATAAAGAAGCTTTGGATTTGGCTACAAATTTGTCAAGAATAATGTTTCCTTATCTTTTGTTTATATCGTTAGCGGCTTTGATGCAAGGAATTTTAAATATAAGAGGATATTATTCTATTTCGGCTGCAAGTCCGATTATTTTAAATACTATTATAATAACTACAGCTTTAATTTTTTATTTCTTTTTTCCAAATGTTTTTGAAAATATGTCTTATGTTTTTGCAATAGCGGTTTTAATCGGCGGATTCGTTCAATTTATTTATCAAATGCCTTTTGTTAAAAAATTCGGATTTACTTTTAAGCCAAGTTTTAATTTTAAAGATATTTATGTAATAAAAATGATAAAACTATTTGCGCCTGGAATTTTTGGAGCGAGCGTTTATCAAATTAATTTGCTTGTTTCAACGGCTTTTGCGGGAGCGATTGGAGAAGGCAGAGTTTCGGCGGTTACTTTTGCAAACAGAATTCATGAATTCGTTTTGGGAGTTTTTGCCGTAAGTATAGCGACTGTTATGCTTCCGACTTTAAGCAAATTGATAGCCGAAGATAAAAAAGAAGAGGCAAAAGACACTTTAGGCTATTCTTTAAGATTAGTCGCTTTAATAACTATTCCCGCTACTTTCGGATTTATTATTTTAGGAAGAGAAATTGTAGCCTCAATTTTTCAATACGGAGCTTTTTCTTCAAATTCAACTTTTTTAGTTTCAAGCGCTTTAAAATATTTATCTATATCTTTATTTTTTGTGGCAAGTTATAGAATAGTTGTTCAATCGTTTTACGCTATGAAAGACATGAAAACTCCCGTATATACGGCTTTTTTTTCATTTGTAATAAACGCTTTAAGCAATTATTTATGCGTTTATATTTTCAAATTCGATATAATCGGAATTTCAATTTCAAGCGTTTCTGCAAATATAATTTCTTTTTGCATATTATATATTTTATTAATGAAAAAAATTAAAACGAAATCCATAATCAATAAAAAAATCGATATTTTCAAAACTTTTTTATCAAGTTTATTAATGGGAATGTTTGTTTTTTCTCTAAAATATTATTTTTTATCCGTTCCGCAATTTTCAAAAGCTTTTTTTGTATTAAAAGTTTTTATAATAATTTTTGCAGGAATAATTTTTTACTGCTTAATAAATATAATTTTAAAAAACAATGATTTTTTATCTTTCATTAATATTTTTAGAAAAAAGATTATTAAAAGAAAATCATAATATAGCGTTTTTCATTTCTTTAACATATTTTCCAACATAACTTGGCGAATCTTCTCCGTATTCTTCGCATAATTTTACTATTGCGCTTCCGACTATCACTCCGTCCGCATATTCGCTCATTTCTTTTGCCCGCTCTGGAGTCGATATTCCGAAACCTACGGCGACAGGAATATCATTAACCGATTTTACAAGATTAACCATTTTTTCTATATTCGTGTTTATATTTTCTCTTATTCCCGTCACGCCTAAAGAAGAAACGCAATATATAAATCCGTTAGAATCTTTTGCTATTGCCGATATTCTCTCTTCGGATGTAGGCGCTATTAAAGATATAAAATCAATATCATACTTTTTAAATATCGAGTCGAATTCTTTTTTTTCTTCGTAAGGAACATCGGGAAGTATAATTCCGTCAATTTTTAATTTTTTAGATTTTTCTGCAAATCTTTCTATTCCATACGAAAACACTATATTTGCATAAGTCATAAAAACCATTGGAATATCGGTATTTTTTCTAACCAACTCTAACATAGAAAATATTTTATCCGTTGTAGTTCCATTTTTTAAGGCTCTGCTATTTGCCGATTGTATAATAGAACCTTCGGCTACAGGGTCGGAAAAAGGAATTCCAAGTTCTATTAAATTAGCTCCATTTTTCTCCATTTCGTATATAGTTTTTTCGGTTATATCCAAAGAAATTTGTCCGCAAGTTATAAAAGGAATAAAAGCCTTTCCTTTTGAAAATGCATTTTTTATATTACTCATTGATTATCTCCCCATTATATTTTGCTATCGATACGCAGTCTTTATCTCCCCTACCCGATAAATTTACTACTATTATTTTATCTTTATTCATTTTTGGCGCTTCTTTAATGGCATAGGATAAAGCATGGGCGCTTTCTATCGCGGGTATTATTCCTTCCATACGCGATAAATATTCAAAAGATTTAACCGCTTCATCGTCCGTTATCGGAATATATTTTACTCTTCCAATATCATGCAAATATGCATGTTCGGGACCTATTCCAGGATAATCGAGTCCCGCCGATATGGAATAAACGGGAGCTATCTGTCCATATTCATCCTGACAAAAATAAGACTTCATTCCATGAAATATTCCTAATTTTCCCGTAGATATTGTAGCCGCCGTTTCAAAAGTATGAACTCCTCTTCCCGCCGCCTCGCATCCTACAAGCTCAACCGATTTATCTTCTATAAAATGATAAAAAGAACCTATCGCGTTAGAACCTCCGCCTACGCATGCCACAATCATATCTGGAAGTCTTTTTTCAATATTATAAATTTGCTCTTTAATCTCTTTTGAAATAATAGCTTGAAAATCCCGCACTATTGTAGGAAAAGGATGAGGTCCCATTACCGAACCAATCACATAATGAGTGTCGTCTATTCTTTTAGTCCATTCTCGCATAGTTTCCGATACGGCGTCTTTTAAAGTTGCCGTCCCGCTTTCCACAGAATTAACTTTAGCTCCCAAAAGTTTCATTTTATAGACATTTAAAGCCTGTCTTTCGGTATCTTCTTTTCCCATAAATATTTCGCATTCCATATCCATAAGCGCCGCTATAGTCGCCGTTGCCACTCCATGCTGTCCCGCTCCCGTTTCGGCTATAACTCTTTTTTTCCCAATTTTTTTAGCGAGTAAAACCTGCCCTAAAACATTATTTATTTTATGCGCGCCAGTATGATTCAAATCTTCTCTCTTCAAATATATTTTTGCTCCTTTCAAATCTTCAGTAATTCTTTTTGCAAAATAAAGCATAGAAGGACGATTCGCATAATTTTTAAATAAATCGTTTAATTCTTCGTTAAAATCTTTATCGTCTTTATAGAAATTATAAGCTTTTTCAAGTTCTATAATCGCATTCATAAGAGTTTCGGGAATATATGTTCCGCCATGAACTCCAAAATGTCCTTTATTCATATTCTCTCCTCTTTATAATTTTTCGTAATATTTATAATATATTTCATTTTATCAAAATCTTTTATTCCGTCCGTTTCAAGTCCGCCCGACAAATCTACGCAGTAAGGATTAAATTTTAAAGCTTCGTTAATATTTTCTTTATTCAATCCTCCAGCCAAAAAATACTTTTCATTAAAAATATTTTTGAAATTTTTATTTAACTTAAAAGCCTTTTTCAAATAATTCCAATTAAAAGTTTTTCCAACTTCGCATTTAAAATTATCTAAAAGTATAAAATCGGAAAATATATTAACGCTTTCTAATATAGAATTTTCATTTTCAACCGTCACGGATTTTATTATTTTAGAATTAGTTTTTATTTTTAGATTATCTATAAAATCATTATCTTCGCTTCCATGCAATTGAATAATATCTATAATTTTATCTTTAATCAAATTTAATATAAAATCAAAATTATCGTTTACGAATACTCCAACGGCTTTTATTTCTTTGTCGAGTTTATTTTTTAAATTGCAGGCTTCTTCAAATTTGACTTTTCTTCTGCTTTCGGCGAAAACAAATCCTATATAATTTGGTTTCAATTTATTTGCATAATTTATATCTTCTTCTCTAAATAATCCGCAGGTTTTTATTTTCATTAATCTATTATTCCTCTTAATTTTTTTATTTCTTTTTCTTTATCTTTTTTAATCATAAGCGTCTCGCCTATAAGAACGGCGTTAGTTTTATTTGCTTCAAGAATTTTTATATCGTTTCTATTTTTTATTCCGCTTTCGGAAACAAAAATTATATTATTTGGAATCAATTTTCTTAAACGAACGCTATTATTAATATCGACTTCAAAAGTTTTTAAATTTCTATTATTTACTCCTATTATTCTTGGATTTAAATTTAATATTTTTTCAAGCTCTTCCTCGTTATGAATTTCAAAAAGAGAAGATAAACCCAAACTATTTGCAATTTCAAAATAATCTTTTAATTTATATTTATCCAAAACGGCGGCAATAAGCAAAATAGCATCCGCTTTTATATTTTTGCTTTTATATATCATATATTCGTCTATTATAAAATCTTTGCGAAGTATTGGAATATTTACCGTTTCTTTAATCTCTTCTAAATATTTATCGCTTCCCATAAAATAATGAGGTTCGGTTAAACAAGAAATCGCATCGGCTTTTGCTTTTTGATAATCTTTCGCTATTTCAATATAATCAAATTCTTCTGTTATTATTCCTTTTGAAGGAGAGGCTTTTTTAATTTCGCAAATAAAATTAATTTTCTCTTTTTTGCCAATCGCTTTTTCAAAATTAAAATAATTTTCTTTTTCTACGCTTTTTATACTTTCGGCAATTTTCCTAACTTCGATTAAAGAGATTTTTTGTTTTTCTTTTCCTATACGCTCTTTTGTAGTTTCGCATATTTTATCAAGAATATTCATTATCGACAAACCTATATAATTTTAATTATAATATTAACTATTACTTTCTTTTATAAAATCTTCCAATTTTTCAAAAGCCTTTTTTTCGTCTATTAGATTTTCAGCCATTTG
Protein-coding regions in this window:
- the trpC gene encoding indole-3-glycerol phosphate synthase TrpC; amino-acid sequence: MNILDKICETTKERIGKEKQKISLIEVRKIAESIKSVEKENYFNFEKAIGKKEKINFICEIKKASPSKGIITEEFDYIEIAKDYQKAKADAISCLTEPHYFMGSDKYLEEIKETVNIPILRKDFIIDEYMIYKSKNIKADAILLIAAVLDKYKLKDYFEIANSLGLSSLFEIHNEEELEKILNLNPRIIGVNNRNLKTFEVDINNSVRLRKLIPNNIIFVSESGIKNRNDIKILEANKTNAVLIGETLMIKKDKEKEIKKLRGIID
- the trpB gene encoding tryptophan synthase subunit beta; this translates as MNKGHFGVHGGTYIPETLMNAIIELEKAYNFYKDDKDFNEELNDLFKNYANRPSMLYFAKRITEDLKGAKIYLKREDLNHTGAHKINNVLGQVLLAKKIGKKRVIAETGAGQHGVATATIAALMDMECEIFMGKEDTERQALNVYKMKLLGAKVNSVESGTATLKDAVSETMREWTKRIDDTHYVIGSVMGPHPFPTIVRDFQAIISKEIKEQIYNIEKRLPDMIVACVGGGSNAIGSFYHFIEDKSVELVGCEAAGRGVHTFETAATISTGKLGIFHGMKSYFCQDEYGQIAPVYSISAGLDYPGIGPEHAYLHDIGRVKYIPITDDEAVKSFEYLSRMEGIIPAIESAHALSYAIKEAPKMNKDKIIVVNLSGRGDKDCVSIAKYNGEIINE
- the trpA gene encoding tryptophan synthase subunit alpha gives rise to the protein MSNIKNAFSKGKAFIPFITCGQISLDITEKTIYEMEKNGANLIELGIPFSDPVAEGSIIQSANSRALKNGTTTDKIFSMLELVRKNTDIPMVFMTYANIVFSYGIERFAEKSKKLKIDGIILPDVPYEEKKEFDSIFKKYDIDFISLIAPTSEERISAIAKDSNGFIYCVSSLGVTGIRENINTNIEKMVNLVKSVNDIPVAVGFGISTPERAKEMSEYADGVIVGSAIVKLCEEYGEDSPSYVGKYVKEMKNAIL
- a CDS encoding phosphoribosylanthranilate isomerase, whose protein sequence is MKIKTCGLFREEDINYANKLKPNYIGFVFAESRRKVKFEEACNLKNKLDKEIKAVGVFVNDNFDFILNLIKDKIIDIIQLHGSEDNDFIDNLKIKTNSKIIKSVTVENENSILESVNIFSDFILLDNFKCEVGKTFNWNYLKKAFKLNKNFKNIFNEKYFLAGGLNKENINEALKFNPYCVDLSGGLETDGIKDFDKMKYIINITKNYKEERI